In Selenomonas dianae, a genomic segment contains:
- the deoD gene encoding purine-nucleoside phosphorylase: MSTPHIAAEKGEIAERILLPGDPLRAKFIAEHFLEGAKEYTSIRNILGYTGTYKGVPVSVQGTGMGMPSISIYVNELMDCYGVQKLIRVGTCGGMHEKVKLRDVFIAQGATTDSGMIRSIFGASINYAPLADYELLSAAVENAKKLNLPVRVGNVISVDRFYDEEIDNAKLRRYGVLAVEMEAAALYTLAAKYGRQALALFTVSDHLLTGERCTAEERQTTFNDMIKIALETAVA, encoded by the coding sequence ATGAGTACACCGCATATTGCCGCCGAAAAGGGCGAGATCGCCGAGCGTATTCTGCTGCCGGGCGATCCGCTGCGTGCGAAGTTCATCGCGGAGCATTTTCTGGAGGGGGCGAAGGAGTATACGTCGATTCGCAACATCCTCGGATACACGGGCACATACAAGGGAGTTCCCGTCTCCGTGCAGGGGACGGGCATGGGAATGCCGTCCATCTCCATCTATGTGAACGAGCTGATGGACTGCTACGGCGTACAGAAGCTCATCCGCGTCGGGACGTGCGGCGGAATGCACGAGAAGGTAAAGCTGCGCGACGTGTTCATCGCACAGGGCGCAACCACGGACTCCGGCATGATCCGCAGCATCTTTGGCGCGTCCATCAACTATGCGCCGCTCGCGGACTATGAACTTCTTTCGGCGGCTGTGGAGAATGCAAAGAAGCTGAACCTCCCCGTCCGCGTCGGCAATGTGATCTCCGTTGACCGCTTCTACGATGAGGAGATCGACAATGCGAAGCTGCGCCGGTACGGTGTGCTTGCGGTCGAGATGGAGGCGGCGGCGCTCTATACACTCGCGGCGAAGTATGGACGGCAGGCGCTCGCGCTCTTTACCGTCAGCGACCACCTCCTCACGGGCGAGCGATGCACGGCAGAGGAGCGTCAGACAACATTTAATGACATGATTAAGATCGCGCTTGAAACGGCGGTCGCGTGA
- a CDS encoding ShlB/FhaC/HecB family hemolysin secretion/activation protein has translation MKKKKARMLAAAMLAGGALLNYGTASAADSDRDSAARAIAHSEMDVRSAAEKNATAMDTRNMNVRVSGITVTGGNENTVRALLPELSGDTVNIRTLSQQIQSVNDTGGLLLSTEFTPVGAGAYHVTVKVQEKKSDHVRLSVSNTGTEYTGDWRTALTYLNTNLSGTADTFGAAFVTSPGHFGDVKVGALSYRKLMPEWKGAISASVSHGRTNIDNYDTGARSLFDVNIGGRSTNVDLHYQRFLSYTARNKDILDMGFGYRRTESDFGYKFIGKTYNNKTDYNIMLASLTYLHSQRKANSVLSCNIGLAVNVSGDGASYEKVTPGADSRFTLLRAGANYQARTKSDWIGAVRLTGQYTKDHVVPAEQIGAGGAMSVRGFDERAIGADKGFVGSLEIYSPEIAKHTRLLAFTDYAHLSNNRNDKNRNAIFDSDSIASAGLGVRYADDRFSLSLDYARVLRDADKVNLNKQNSRHWNLMASVSF, from the coding sequence ATGAAGAAAAAGAAGGCAAGGATGCTCGCGGCGGCGATGCTTGCGGGGGGCGCACTGCTGAACTACGGGACGGCATCGGCTGCGGACAGCGACCGCGACAGTGCGGCGCGCGCCATCGCGCATTCGGAGATGGATGTGCGCAGTGCGGCGGAGAAGAACGCAACGGCGATGGACACGCGGAACATGAACGTGCGCGTGAGCGGGATCACCGTCACGGGCGGGAACGAGAACACCGTGCGTGCACTGCTGCCCGAGCTCTCGGGCGACACCGTGAACATCCGCACCCTCTCGCAGCAGATCCAGAGCGTCAACGACACGGGAGGACTTCTCCTCAGCACGGAGTTCACCCCTGTGGGCGCAGGAGCATACCACGTTACGGTCAAGGTGCAGGAGAAAAAGAGCGACCATGTCCGCCTCTCGGTCAGCAACACGGGGACGGAGTACACAGGCGACTGGCGCACCGCACTCACCTACCTCAACACGAACCTCTCAGGAACGGCGGACACCTTCGGTGCGGCATTCGTCACCTCGCCCGGACACTTCGGCGATGTCAAGGTCGGCGCACTCTCCTATCGGAAACTCATGCCGGAGTGGAAAGGCGCGATCTCCGCGAGCGTCAGCCACGGGCGCACCAACATCGACAACTATGACACGGGCGCGCGCAGCCTCTTTGATGTGAACATCGGCGGCAGGAGCACGAACGTCGATTTGCACTATCAGCGGTTCCTCTCCTATACGGCGCGGAACAAGGACATCCTCGACATGGGATTCGGCTACCGCCGCACGGAGAGCGATTTCGGGTATAAGTTTATCGGCAAAACCTACAACAACAAGACCGACTACAACATCATGCTCGCCTCCCTTACCTACCTGCACAGCCAGCGCAAGGCGAACAGCGTCCTCTCCTGCAACATCGGACTTGCGGTGAACGTGAGCGGAGACGGAGCCTCCTATGAGAAAGTCACGCCGGGCGCGGACAGCCGGTTCACCCTCCTGCGGGCAGGAGCGAACTATCAGGCGCGTACCAAGAGTGACTGGATTGGAGCCGTGCGTCTCACGGGACAGTATACGAAGGATCACGTCGTCCCCGCCGAACAGATCGGTGCGGGCGGTGCGATGAGCGTGCGCGGATTTGACGAGCGTGCGATCGGTGCGGACAAGGGCTTTGTGGGAAGCCTTGAGATCTACAGCCCCGAGATAGCAAAGCATACGCGCCTCCTCGCGTTCACGGACTACGCACATCTCTCGAACAACCGCAACGACAAGAACCGCAATGCGATCTTTGACAGCGACAGCATCGCGAGTGCGGGTCTCGGCGTGCGCTATGCGGATGACCGCTTCTCGCTTTCCCTCGACTATGCGCGGGTTCTGCGCGATGCGGACAAGGTGAACCTCAACAAGCAGAACAGCCGCCATTGGAACTTGATGGCGAGCGTGAGTTTCTAA
- a CDS encoding glycoside-pentoside-hexuronide (GPH):cation symporter, whose product MSDKKSKFWPRIAYSCGTFGHDVFYAMLGTYFMIFVTSNLFHSDNHEHDAYMIGIVTTIILVLRVGELFLDPFIGNTIDKTKTRWGKFKPWVIVGAFVAAITLAILFTDMGGLTVSNPMLYLVLFAVLYLIMDVFYSAKDVAIWSMIPALSFDSREREVTATYARIGSVFGGQLVTAIVMPVVLYFSLNENGGAGDSAGWFAFAVIGGGIATLGAIILGLGTKEEDSALRENKTETSFKDVFSILIKNDQLLWVAIAYLVFVLGQNVINNFNLYYFIYVLGDAKQFSFLGVINVIIGLLAVALFPTLTEKFSRRRLFFGSVAVMLVGIVLYAMAGTSVLMTLFAAGLFALPQPLIFLVVLMTITDTVEYGQLKLGHRDEALVLCVRPLVDKLAGAITSGLIGLTAIWVGMTSGATAATITPENLFNFKLVMFALPFVFILLGTILYRAKVTLTEAEHARIVEELEEKWDEMNK is encoded by the coding sequence ATGTCGGACAAAAAGAGCAAATTCTGGCCGCGCATCGCTTATTCCTGCGGCACCTTCGGACATGATGTGTTCTATGCTATGCTCGGTACGTACTTTATGATCTTTGTCACGAGCAATCTGTTCCACTCCGACAACCACGAGCACGATGCCTATATGATCGGCATTGTGACGACGATCATCCTTGTCCTGCGCGTGGGCGAGCTGTTCCTCGACCCGTTCATCGGCAATACGATCGACAAGACCAAGACACGCTGGGGCAAGTTCAAGCCGTGGGTCATTGTGGGCGCGTTCGTTGCGGCGATCACGCTGGCGATCCTATTTACGGATATGGGCGGGCTGACGGTGTCGAATCCGATGCTCTACCTCGTCCTCTTTGCAGTCCTCTACCTCATCATGGATGTGTTCTACTCGGCAAAGGACGTTGCCATCTGGTCGATGATCCCTGCGCTCTCGTTCGACTCGCGCGAGCGTGAGGTGACGGCGACCTATGCACGTATTGGTTCGGTGTTCGGCGGTCAGCTGGTCACGGCGATCGTCATGCCCGTCGTGCTTTACTTCTCGCTGAACGAGAACGGCGGTGCGGGTGACTCTGCGGGCTGGTTTGCGTTTGCGGTCATCGGCGGCGGCATCGCAACCCTCGGCGCGATTATCCTCGGCCTTGGGACAAAGGAGGAGGATTCCGCGCTGCGCGAGAACAAGACGGAGACCTCGTTCAAGGACGTGTTCTCGATCCTCATCAAGAATGATCAGCTGCTCTGGGTGGCGATTGCGTATCTTGTTTTTGTTCTTGGGCAGAATGTCATCAATAATTTCAACCTCTATTACTTTATCTATGTGCTCGGCGACGCGAAGCAATTCTCCTTCCTCGGTGTCATCAACGTTATCATCGGCTTGCTCGCCGTGGCTCTCTTCCCGACGCTGACGGAGAAGTTCAGCCGTCGGAGGCTCTTCTTCGGCTCGGTTGCCGTGATGCTCGTTGGCATCGTGCTCTACGCGATGGCGGGCACGAGCGTCCTTATGACCCTCTTTGCCGCAGGTCTCTTTGCTCTGCCGCAGCCGCTGATCTTTCTCGTTGTGCTCATGACGATCACGGATACAGTCGAGTACGGGCAGCTGAAGCTCGGGCATCGTGATGAGGCTCTTGTCCTCTGCGTGCGTCCTCTGGTGGACAAGCTCGCGGGTGCGATTACAAGCGGGCTGATCGGTCTGACTGCGATCTGGGTCGGCATGACGAGCGGCGCGACGGCGGCGACGATCACGCCGGAGAACCTCTTCAACTTCAAGCTCGTCATGTTTGCACTGCCGTTTGTGTTCATCCTGCTTGGGACGATTCTCTATCGTGCGAAGGTGACGCTTACGGAGGCGGAGCATGCACGCATTGTGGAGGAACTCGAGGAGAAATGGGATGAAATGAATAAGTAA
- a CDS encoding ABC transporter permease has protein sequence MTYKTILGRCLQFIPVFFGITLLSFGLIYIAPGDPVGIRLSAGGVAADPQLVERMRAEMGLDAPFLVQYGRWLTHFLQGDMGKSYITDLPVAATFWKALPYTLRMAGTAMGLTLLISLPLGIAIAAWRNSRIDYAVRFLTFIGNATPGFIVAIVLMFVFSHRLGWIPVLATTKPIGMILPALSLALVMSSRYIRQIRAAALDELAKDYVIGLRARGITERVILFRNVLKNIMVIVVTLTGISIGSLLGGTVIIETIFNWPGIGSLIMGAIGNRDYPVIQAVVVWMALAFFLVNLLADLSYRYFNPKIKDL, from the coding sequence ATGACATACAAGACCATCCTCGGGCGGTGTCTGCAATTCATCCCCGTCTTTTTCGGCATTACCCTGCTTTCCTTCGGACTCATCTACATCGCCCCCGGCGATCCCGTCGGCATCCGCCTCTCGGCGGGCGGTGTCGCCGCCGATCCGCAGCTCGTGGAGCGGATGCGTGCGGAAATGGGGCTTGACGCACCTTTCCTCGTCCAGTACGGACGTTGGCTCACGCACTTTCTCCAAGGCGATATGGGCAAATCCTACATCACCGATCTGCCTGTAGCAGCAACGTTTTGGAAAGCACTGCCCTACACGCTGCGCATGGCGGGCACGGCGATGGGGCTCACGCTCCTCATCTCCCTGCCGCTCGGTATCGCGATCGCCGCATGGCGCAACAGCCGCATAGACTATGCAGTTCGCTTTCTGACCTTCATCGGCAACGCAACGCCGGGCTTCATTGTCGCGATTGTACTCATGTTCGTATTCTCCCACCGCCTCGGCTGGATTCCCGTACTCGCAACCACGAAGCCGATCGGCATGATACTGCCTGCGCTCTCGCTCGCGCTTGTCATGTCCTCACGCTACATCCGTCAGATTCGTGCGGCGGCACTCGACGAGCTGGCAAAGGATTATGTGATCGGGCTGCGCGCACGCGGCATCACGGAGCGCGTGATCCTGTTCCGCAATGTCCTCAAGAATATCATGGTCATTGTCGTCACACTCACGGGCATCTCCATTGGCTCGCTGCTCGGCGGAACGGTGATTATTGAGACCATCTTTAACTGGCCGGGCATCGGCAGCCTCATCATGGGAGCAATCGGGAATCGCGACTATCCCGTCATTCAGGCGGTTGTCGTCTGGATGGCACTCGCATTCTTCCTCGTGAACCTGCTCGCCGATCTCTCGTACCGCTATTTTAATCCGAAGATCAAGGATCTCTAA
- the serA gene encoding phosphoglycerate dehydrogenase yields the protein MKILAADGISPEGIGLLADYEVDVRDKIAHEELVEIIGDYDALMVRSASKVSADVLARADKLKIIGRAGVGVDNIDVKAATERGIIVINSPGGNTIAATEHTMAMMLSLARNIPAADATMHAGEWNRKAYVGVELRGKTLGIIGMGRIGSGVAKRALAFDMNIIAYDPYINEERAKALGVTVGTLDDIFAAADFITVHMPLTKETRGMISMPQLRKMKKGVRLVNCARGGIINESDLAAALREGIVAGAAIDVFESEPLAADSPLRDAPHIVLTPHLGASTVEAQIGVSVDVSEGICAALRGEPVAAAVNMAPVSKEVMRVIRPYITLAEQLGCTVCSLAEGPISHVEVVYNGEITEVNTSFLTTALLKGMLNPILESEINYVNAPSVAKSRGIKVTEIKEKETSHYSTLITVRVTTAAGTAEAGTAEVQGALFGTEGRIVRINGFRVDIDPHARLLICPHINRPGVIGTVGSIMGEAGINISSMQVGKSKREGMSIMALTIDHDIPDDTLARLLAIDGIFDAKLVNFETI from the coding sequence ATGAAGATTTTAGCTGCGGACGGGATTTCGCCCGAGGGAATCGGACTGCTGGCGGACTATGAGGTCGATGTACGCGATAAGATCGCGCACGAGGAGCTCGTGGAGATCATCGGCGACTATGACGCGCTCATGGTGCGCTCGGCATCGAAGGTGTCGGCAGATGTGCTTGCACGTGCGGACAAACTCAAGATCATCGGGCGTGCGGGTGTCGGTGTGGACAACATCGACGTGAAGGCGGCGACGGAGCGTGGCATCATTGTCATCAACTCGCCGGGCGGTAACACGATCGCGGCGACCGAGCATACAATGGCAATGATGCTCTCACTGGCACGCAACATCCCTGCGGCGGACGCGACCATGCACGCGGGGGAGTGGAACCGCAAGGCGTACGTCGGCGTGGAGCTGCGCGGCAAGACGCTCGGCATCATCGGCATGGGGCGGATCGGCAGCGGGGTTGCCAAGCGTGCGCTCGCCTTTGACATGAACATCATCGCGTACGATCCGTACATCAACGAGGAGCGGGCAAAGGCACTCGGCGTGACCGTCGGGACGCTCGACGACATCTTTGCGGCGGCGGACTTTATCACCGTGCATATGCCGCTCACAAAGGAAACGCGCGGTATGATCTCGATGCCGCAGCTGCGTAAGATGAAGAAAGGCGTGCGTCTTGTCAACTGTGCGCGCGGCGGCATTATCAACGAAAGTGATTTGGCGGCGGCACTCAGGGAGGGGATCGTCGCGGGGGCGGCAATCGACGTATTCGAGAGCGAACCGCTGGCGGCGGACAGCCCGCTGCGCGATGCCCCACATATCGTACTCACGCCGCACCTCGGCGCGTCCACGGTGGAGGCGCAGATCGGCGTGTCTGTGGACGTGTCGGAGGGCATCTGCGCGGCGCTGCGCGGCGAGCCCGTGGCGGCGGCGGTCAACATGGCTCCCGTTTCGAAGGAGGTCATGCGCGTCATTCGTCCCTACATCACCCTCGCGGAGCAGCTCGGCTGCACCGTTTGCTCGCTCGCGGAAGGACCCATCTCCCATGTGGAGGTTGTCTACAACGGCGAGATTACCGAGGTTAACACGAGTTTTCTCACGACGGCGCTCCTCAAGGGGATGCTCAACCCCATCCTTGAGAGCGAGATCAACTATGTCAATGCGCCAAGCGTCGCCAAGTCGCGCGGCATCAAGGTGACAGAGATCAAGGAGAAGGAAACGTCGCACTATTCGACGCTCATCACTGTACGCGTCACGACGGCGGCGGGTACGGCAGAAGCGGGCACGGCAGAGGTGCAGGGCGCACTCTTCGGTACGGAGGGACGCATTGTGCGGATCAACGGCTTCCGCGTGGACATCGATCCGCACGCACGCCTCCTCATCTGTCCGCATATCAACCGTCCCGGTGTCATTGGCACGGTCGGCTCGATCATGGGCGAGGCGGGGATCAACATCTCGTCCATGCAGGTGGGCAAGTCCAAGCGCGAGGGCATGAGTATCATGGCGCTCACGATCGACCACGACATCCCCGACGATACGCTTGCGCGTCTGCTTGCCATCGACGGCATCTTTGACGCGAAACTGGTCAATTTCGAAACGATTTGA
- a CDS encoding AAA family ATPase — translation MEEKKFILTISRRYGCGGRELANILAEKLGVHLYDRQIVHLAAAKLGINDLHEKELLELENTVKPLASRFIPFHSFGMAMGESSQGMFMAESNVVRKLADDGPCIFLGRCADYALRKRDDVFSIFVCADDDYREERGRTVYEGKTLKEMDREDEKRARYYDYYTGRKWGDGAHYDLVVNAGRAPLAQIADGIIAYIRTVKG, via the coding sequence ATGGAGGAGAAGAAATTCATCCTCACAATCAGCCGTCGGTACGGCTGCGGCGGACGGGAACTCGCGAACATTCTCGCCGAGAAGTTGGGCGTTCATCTTTACGATCGACAGATCGTCCATCTCGCGGCGGCAAAGCTTGGCATCAACGATCTGCATGAGAAGGAGCTGCTTGAGCTTGAGAATACGGTGAAGCCGCTTGCCTCGCGCTTCATTCCGTTCCACTCGTTCGGCATGGCGATGGGCGAGTCCAGTCAGGGGATGTTCATGGCGGAGTCAAACGTTGTGCGGAAACTTGCCGACGACGGTCCGTGCATCTTCCTCGGGCGCTGTGCGGACTATGCGCTCCGGAAGCGCGACGATGTATTTTCCATCTTCGTCTGTGCGGACGACGACTATCGTGAGGAGCGCGGACGCACGGTCTACGAAGGCAAGACGCTCAAGGAGATGGATCGTGAGGACGAGAAACGCGCGCGCTACTATGACTACTATACAGGGCGCAAGTGGGGCGACGGCGCACACTATGACCTCGTTGTGAATGCGGGACGTGCGCCGCTCGCGCAGATTGCGGATGGCATCATTGCCTACATCCGCACGGTCAAAGGCTGA
- a CDS encoding two-partner secretion domain-containing protein codes for MNLKKKMRRSSLAALITLALTSSALAMPTGGVVQSGDVNIGGSTDFSTVADGATITAGTDSTINWNTFNIGSGETLNFNIASDKTLVNNVTGSQLSDILGTMNQNGGNLVLVNPNGIHIGGNAVLNVANLTLSTLGMTESGNQLSFAKGATNGTINIDRGAEFNAVDCVSIFAGKVNVADGVTFNLGDGSMNKTILDIKAMDRADYTMVGGDGKVQNVTHNAGNDVVFNGTVNVKNNQECEVEIGGATVTATGAKFLGEGTETTIYAASKFHADERDADDAKHVFTADVTAANRVSLNGVTAEGKSLQLGGGVIDIKNSTADVYRLGVEAVATYRATGNGAVMDDTSAPDRTINIAGSKLKANQGMIYGGKITVADDATIEMKSNAHNEAEVLMIAGNRFKRQHGNDHGDELLTYRGAQGNDLAFHGTVSHTTDGKASFGIVGHTVNADRAKLHGTSTEFSLSALTKVDYDQTAPRWQDYWQKNESSAANTLQANRLDVCTQREFYADGGSVSLRNSTIATGMFNIYAYAQSHDDGDTDVGNLVHENKTAGVNNVVHLKNVTVTHPTDAEYSGASIFGGKVTLEESKLQENWMTALYAGSSHNSTDTRSTSDVKVTVTKDNELGLWNAEVSGTHLNLGAGKIGVWQGSNLTAANTLRVNPADAVIRTNDSTASLLRDPFSHVKRAGTELAAFTETSEPVPPVPQPPTPPAPPVTPDAPHLSADDTANIAEGGAKAQAALTETTQEKRAEKLMETVAQLNENKAVSRRQTAGVVIGIVQEIANAPALSDGEKVALVEKVLNAYAPVQEAKTAQENIATNTLDEAANAATTVSAAPVYPDTSEVAENVTFA; via the coding sequence ATGAATCTCAAAAAGAAAATGCGCCGCAGCAGCCTTGCGGCACTCATTACCCTCGCGCTCACGAGCTCCGCACTCGCCATGCCGACGGGCGGCGTAGTGCAATCGGGCGATGTGAATATCGGCGGTAGTACGGACTTCTCGACCGTCGCAGACGGCGCGACCATTACGGCGGGTACGGACAGTACAATCAACTGGAATACGTTCAATATCGGCAGTGGTGAGACGCTGAATTTCAACATCGCGAGTGACAAGACCCTCGTCAACAATGTGACGGGATCGCAGCTCTCCGACATCCTTGGCACGATGAACCAGAACGGCGGCAATCTTGTACTCGTGAACCCGAACGGAATTCATATCGGTGGGAACGCTGTGCTGAACGTCGCCAATCTGACCCTCTCCACGCTCGGCATGACGGAGAGCGGCAATCAGCTCAGTTTTGCCAAGGGGGCGACCAATGGGACGATAAACATTGACAGGGGCGCGGAGTTCAACGCTGTGGACTGTGTTTCTATCTTCGCCGGCAAGGTAAATGTGGCGGACGGCGTCACATTCAATCTGGGCGACGGCTCGATGAACAAGACGATACTCGACATCAAGGCGATGGATCGCGCGGACTACACGATGGTGGGGGGAGATGGGAAGGTACAGAACGTTACCCACAATGCGGGCAACGATGTCGTCTTCAACGGCACAGTCAACGTCAAGAACAATCAGGAGTGCGAGGTCGAGATCGGCGGTGCGACCGTCACCGCAACGGGCGCAAAATTCCTCGGTGAGGGGACAGAAACGACCATCTACGCCGCGTCGAAGTTCCATGCGGATGAGCGCGATGCTGATGATGCCAAGCATGTGTTCACTGCGGATGTGACGGCAGCAAATAGAGTCTCCTTGAATGGTGTCACCGCAGAGGGCAAGTCCTTACAGCTTGGCGGCGGTGTTATTGACATCAAGAACAGCACTGCGGATGTCTATCGGCTCGGCGTGGAAGCAGTTGCGACCTATCGCGCAACGGGGAACGGCGCAGTGATGGACGATACAAGTGCACCTGACCGCACCATCAACATCGCAGGGAGCAAGCTGAAGGCGAATCAGGGCATGATCTACGGCGGCAAAATCACCGTCGCGGATGATGCGACGATTGAGATGAAGAGCAATGCGCACAATGAGGCAGAGGTACTGATGATTGCGGGCAACCGTTTTAAGCGGCAGCACGGAAATGATCATGGGGATGAACTGCTTACCTATCGCGGTGCGCAAGGCAATGACCTCGCGTTCCATGGAACGGTGTCGCATACGACGGATGGGAAAGCATCGTTCGGTATCGTCGGGCATACCGTCAATGCAGACCGCGCCAAGCTGCACGGGACGAGCACGGAGTTCTCATTGTCCGCACTCACGAAGGTGGACTACGACCAGACCGCGCCGCGTTGGCAGGACTACTGGCAGAAGAACGAATCGAGTGCCGCCAATACCCTACAGGCGAATAGGCTTGACGTTTGTACGCAGCGCGAGTTCTATGCGGACGGTGGCAGCGTCAGCCTGAGGAACAGCACGATCGCAACGGGCATGTTTAATATTTATGCGTACGCCCAGAGCCACGACGATGGCGACACGGATGTCGGCAATCTTGTCCACGAAAACAAGACGGCGGGCGTGAATAATGTCGTCCATCTGAAGAATGTTACCGTAACGCATCCCACGGATGCGGAATACAGCGGGGCAAGCATCTTTGGCGGCAAGGTGACACTTGAAGAGAGCAAACTTCAAGAAAATTGGATGACGGCTCTCTATGCAGGTTCGTCGCACAATAGCACCGACACACGTTCGACGAGTGATGTCAAGGTGACGGTGACGAAGGACAACGAACTTGGTCTTTGGAACGCGGAGGTTTCCGGGACGCACCTCAATCTCGGTGCGGGAAAAATCGGTGTCTGGCAGGGGAGCAATCTCACTGCTGCGAATACGCTGCGGGTCAACCCTGCCGATGCCGTCATACGCACGAACGACTCGACCGCATCCCTCTTGCGAGACCCGTTCTCCCATGTAAAACGTGCAGGGACAGAGTTGGCGGCATTCACGGAGACGAGCGAACCAGTGCCGCCCGTCCCACAGCCGCCCACGCCGCCCGCACCGCCCGTGACTCCCGATGCGCCGCACCTTTCCGCCGATGATACGGCAAACATTGCCGAGGGCGGTGCAAAGGCACAGGCGGCACTCACAGAGACGACGCAGGAAAAGCGTGCCGAGAAATTGATGGAGACGGTGGCGCAGCTGAACGAGAACAAGGCGGTATCCCGCCGTCAGACGGCGGGTGTCGTCATCGGCATCGTGCAGGAGATCGCCAATGCGCCGGCACTCTCCGACGGCGAGAAGGTCGCTCTCGTCGAGAAGGTGCTGAATGCCTACGCCCCCGTGCAGGAGGCAAAGACGGCACAGGAGAACATCGCCACAAATACCCTCGACGAGGCTGCGAATGCGGCAACGACCGTTTCTGCTGCCCCTGTCTACCCTGATACATCTGAGGTGGCGGAGAACGTTACCTTCGCTTGA
- the htpX gene encoding zinc metalloprotease HtpX, with translation MNTLKTTMLMALLMALMVALGGIFAGHTGMTVMLIIALGMNFFSYWFSDRMVLSMYNAQEVDRQSAPELYGLVEKLAGRAGLPMPRVYIINEDAPNAFATGRNPSNAAVAVTTGLMRVLDYNEISGVLGHELAHVKHRDILISTIAATMATVISYAASIAQWAAIFGGGRSSDDDRGGIIGLIVTAIIAPIAAALIQMAISRSREYSADEGGAEICGNPNYLASALEKIEYYAVHGAQLPEATPSTAHMCIINPLTGRDISFKSLFSTHPDTQERIARLRAQAQRMNIR, from the coding sequence ATGAATACACTCAAAACAACAATGCTGATGGCGCTCCTGATGGCACTCATGGTTGCTCTTGGCGGAATTTTTGCAGGACATACGGGCATGACCGTCATGCTCATCATCGCGCTCGGGATGAACTTCTTCTCGTATTGGTTCTCCGACCGCATGGTGCTCAGCATGTACAACGCGCAGGAGGTTGACCGGCAGAGTGCGCCCGAGCTCTACGGGCTCGTGGAGAAACTCGCGGGGCGTGCGGGGCTTCCCATGCCGCGCGTCTACATCATCAACGAGGATGCGCCGAACGCATTCGCGACGGGGCGCAACCCGTCGAACGCAGCGGTCGCCGTCACCACAGGGCTGATGCGCGTGCTCGACTACAACGAGATCTCGGGCGTGCTCGGTCATGAGCTCGCGCACGTCAAGCACCGCGACATCCTCATTTCGACGATTGCGGCGACCATGGCGACCGTTATCTCCTACGCCGCGAGTATCGCCCAGTGGGCGGCGATCTTCGGCGGCGGACGTTCGAGCGACGATGACCGCGGCGGCATCATCGGGCTCATCGTGACGGCAATCATCGCTCCGATTGCGGCGGCGCTCATCCAGATGGCGATCTCGCGCTCGCGCGAGTACAGCGCGGACGAGGGCGGCGCAGAGATCTGCGGTAACCCGAACTACCTCGCGTCGGCACTCGAAAAGATCGAGTATTACGCCGTGCACGGCGCACAGCTGCCCGAGGCGACCCCGTCCACGGCGCATATGTGCATCATCAACCCGCTGACGGGGCGCGACATCTCGTTCAAGAGCTTGTTCTCGACCCATCCCGATACGCAGGAGCGCATCGCACGTCTCCGCGCACAGGCGCAGCGCATGAACATCCGCTGA